A region of the Sarcophilus harrisii chromosome 3, mSarHar1.11, whole genome shotgun sequence genome:
tccccctccaccagacatgtaggtgtctgccttaatctttggccagtgactgggccagttggcacctctaatgaccgtacaagctgcacctgtgtctaccaatcttTGTAATGGTAAGCCATTTATATAGCTGGTGAGCATAAGTCGGTCAGCTGTCATAGCTgctatacaatatattcctggattttgttgcttggagtcagaatctgggcgactattACCAGATTGTTTATtcggagtctgtatcagtaaacctgatgctactacttctcctgggtgatttATCAACCATTGTCACCTGTATTAGTGCCACCTGTGTGATTTATCAtatacattgtctacctgtattagtgactggaatattatctacacattccccagtttcccacctcagtgtatggatggacattGTTTTGTCCACTCAGGACACTCAGGAGGTGAAATACTCAAGCCTACTGTGCCCAGagacaagggatccataggctggagaggaacagatttcacctctgcagggggtatctcagttgtcccagctgcatacaactctattctccccaattgtaatccctttctcccatcaggtccTTGGTCCACATGTTGGACACCAACTAGGAAggccaagttagcaccctggataccttagaatcatccggaatcaggaaaaacaaaagtccttggtcgttattcttggtctttagcggtagaagtgaattggatggacacaggatctccacgacctctcctcttcatctcccacccagaagtgactctggctagtcttattccaccccctagtccctccttcaattctctgtatacaccagttatcgagccagcacagaatagtgggaagggccattttcccagCATAttcttatagagtattgtccaatcggtaattagccttaagtgctcagttgtctgcgTTAGACCAGAGGCTGTTTGCTACAGGGAAAGCTACAGATGGGGAAGAATTCAGGGGAAAATGTATGGGAGACGGGCTAttgaagacttaagttcaaaacCCAGACCTGCCATATACaacccatgtgaccttgggcaatcagcttcctctaaaatgaaaaagttgaagtTGCTCATCCCTGAGATCCTCTCCAGCTttatctatgatcctgtgaatcAAATGTTCTAGGTTCCTCTAAAAGCCTATGTCTTATTTTGAAGGTCCCTGACCAACCTCAAAGTCTTGGGATTCCACATGTGCTTTCTTTACCTGATCCCCAGAGGCTTTTGGGACCAAGATGGGAGACtggaaatgggaagaaatgaaCAGTAAGGACCTAAAAGGACCATAATCCTCATGGCTCAGGAGCTGGGGCAAGAACCAGAGGCAGGTAAGAAGAGGCAGGCACATAGGCAGACTTGATCAAGCTCAAATAAAACCAGGTGTAGAACAAGAGACAGAGGGCCTGTGTTCCCTATTCTTCCAGTCTGTTAGGGGAAACCCTCAAATGGTGAGGGGTGGTAAAAAGGATCCCAGCAGTTCCAATATCCAATTGACCCATTTTGAACTTGCAACTTCACTAAGTCcatccctctcctctttttttttttccaaatatattattGCCTAATCATACTTCTTCCATAAGATGAATTTGTCTCTCTAATTGTcaatgaagaggagagaaaggacagCTGAGTAAGGTTGTAAGGAGGGAACATGAAAGAATAGGTTAATCTAGAAGGGCTTTTTGGAGGAGGCAGCTAAGGAGTAGAAAGGGGCCAAAAAATGGGGATGTTGGAGAGAAGTTTGGGAACTGAAACTACAACTAATTTCCCTTTCTTGAAAAGCCCCTCTCCTCTGTTCTCCTCTCCTGCTTTCTCTCACGaccttctccccattcccactccccccttctctcacccccaccccagttacttcaattttcttttctttttcttcttcttctattttcttaAGACACTGATTCAACGAAATGAAATTTGGGAAACCTTGATCGAACTGGAGATGAATTTGGTGACCGGTGACGTGCCCCACAACCCCACCGGCTCACATTCTCTGAGCTTTTAAATTCtcttaatagtatttattatttccaattatacacaaaaacaacaatcacttttgtaagatttcaagttccaaatttttctcctttcttccccttcctttccccctccccaagaaagcaagcgaTATCATATAGgctatatatgtgcaatcattttaaacatactCCCATATTATTTAtgtgtgaaagaagaatcagaacaaatgggaaaaaccataagaaagaaattttctttaaaaaagtgaacatagtgaGTGCTTCGGTCTgtattcagacttcatagttctctttctggattttgatggcattttccaccacAGGTGTATTGGAATCTCCTTGGATCATGGTAcggctgagaaaagctaagtctattgtagttgatcatcacgtaatgttgctgttactatatacaatgttctcctggttcaggAAGCAGTCATCCTTAACCATACTTGGACATCCTGATGGAACGCTGGACAGAGTCTACTATATGTACTCCCATTTAATTCCAACCAATTCAGAATCTTAAAGATTTATTGAATAAAGTGGGAAAGGTTCAAGAGCTCCTAGTCGGGGGTGAGGGGAGCAGAGCGGGATGCAAAACGGGAGAATTTTctggagaatgaaggaaagaagacacCAGAGAATCTCTGAAATGGATCTCCTCGGGCGCTGAAGGCATTCAGGCAAAGCAACCACGGAGAACTCTGGGAGCGATGGGAGTCCCATTTATTAAtcccatgtgccaagcactgtgataaatagaaagaaaggcaaaaactggtttctgccctcaggaagctccTAAACTAACTGGAGATTAGAGGAGATCAGTGGTTTAGTAGATAGGGAAGAAATGCAGTCCGTGGGGTTAGCCTGACCATCCCTCCATGGAGAGGAGGCAGCGGGCCCCTCTGTGCCTCAGACTGCATAGCTGCTTGACTTCTCCTCAGGGACCGCTGTAGACCCCATGGTGGAGCGGGTGAAGGATCTGCTGTCTCGCCCCACCGAGTCCTCGATCAGTGCATTCCGGAGCTTGGTGCAGATGGAGTGGCTTATCATGCGGCCCTTGATGCCGTGGCCCGCGACCACGTAGATGACTGGGTTCATGCAGCTGTTGATGTAAGCTAAAGAGATGCTCAGGCTGTCGACGGTCTCTGCCCAGCTGTAGAGTCTGGTGCCTCTGCGGTTCAAGGCCAGCATGAGGCCCACGATCTGATAGGGGGTCCAGCAGAGGAAGAAGCCCACGATCACGGCCACCACCACCTTGACGGTCTTGTGGGAGCGAGTGGCGTGGCGGCTCCATAAGCGGGTGAGCAGGAGGATGTAGCACAGAGAGATGATGATAAGAGGGCCCAGGAAGCTGAAAAGGAAGCGGGAGACAGCCACACTGACCTCCACCGCCTTGCTCTTGTAGAGCACCCCGCAAGACCAGCTGTGAGGAAAGAACTCCTCTTCCAGAGACCGGTACTTTATGGAAGGGATGGTCAGGACCAAGGCCAGGACCCAGGCCAAGAAGCAGGCAAACCAGGTCCCGTACAAGCTCCGGTGGTTCTGGCACCAGATGGGGTTCATGACCAACATACACCGATCAATGCTAATGGCCGTGAGCAGCAGGATGCTGGCGTACATGTTGAGGAGGATGACGGAGGGCAGGAAGCGGCAAGCGCCTTCGGAGAACGGCCAGTCCCCGTGCCGAATGATGGGGATGGCCAACAGGGGAAGGACCAAGCAACAGAGCAGGTCAGCCAGGGACAGGTTCAGGAACCAGACACTGTTCACCATCTTGTGGGCCTCCATCGCCGTCACCCAGATCACCACAGCGTTACCCGGTACGCCCACCAGGAAGACTATGGCAAAAAC
Encoded here:
- the C5AR1 gene encoding C5a anaphylatoxin chemotactic receptor 1, producing the protein MLLITNGPVFTVCSLPGTVFPIDYGSTEYSDYGNWTFNNRVDGETPYTPYTVTQIISLLVFAIVFLVGVPGNAVVIWVTAMEAHKMVNSVWFLNLSLADLLCCLVLPLLAIPIIRHGDWPFSEGACRFLPSVILLNMYASILLLTAISIDRCMLVMNPIWCQNHRSLYGTWFACFLAWVLALVLTIPSIKYRSLEEEFFPHSWSCGVLYKSKAVEVSVAVSRFLFSFLGPLIIISLCYILLLTRLWSRHATRSHKTVKVVVAVIVGFFLCWTPYQIVGLMLALNRRGTRLYSWAETVDSLSISLAYINSCMNPVIYVVAGHGIKGRMISHSICTKLRNALIEDSVGRDSRSFTRSTMGSTAVPEEKSSSYAV